One window of Sulfuricurvum sp. genomic DNA carries:
- a CDS encoding phage tail tape measure protein, whose translation MDKTLTLGILLTARDQFSPVFSSFKSSLSNITKGTKEFGIATSGIGTGLKGASVYTRGTTDDIIKSFVDLEDARTQLENTLMKSDGSISPFFKSINDEAVKLGDALPGTTADFYKMASQLKSLGVEEKSIVEGALKSAAYLGVVLKIPYEEAATETAKFKEALGIADDELLPFIDDIQRLSHMGVQVGEMSFAFSKIGATMKGLGLMGLKAARDVEPLVGMLIKAGFSGETVGTNLGNVIKDAVSYKGNKNLDAIGIKLNFTDTGGNFKGTANMMSELEKLKAIKSDSSRLGIVESIFGKGEASGMVNVLINNGTKGLAAFNKKLAEQADLNARVKNSSQTLGNMWEAFTGTASNLMALIGESLAPELKGMTEWFNNATSSLASFAKEYPGVAKFVGVAIVGFTVVTGVLGTLGIAIGAVATALSFLGITSMVTFGWVIGGVALIAGAAYLIISNWTPIKSFFSGMWGGIKSHFSIAWTVIKNLFSWTPIGIIISNWGVISPYFDSIFNGIKTVASIGFGIIKTLFAWTPLGIIINNWGAISSVFSMIVDNIKKPFVEFFGWIGEKFTWMMDKVGSVAGFFANNDSSMLPKKMDHFASTVMGVKPTPSHVPVRVAVRNPRVTEARMVTAKQTAQSNTFNTNISLPNAVIRSDQDIKKLAVEVDKLQRKSANDKNDRSYS comes from the coding sequence ATGGATAAAACGTTAACACTTGGTATTTTGCTAACAGCAAGAGATCAGTTCAGTCCTGTATTCTCATCTTTCAAAAGCTCTCTGTCTAACATTACAAAAGGTACCAAAGAGTTCGGAATCGCTACATCCGGAATCGGTACCGGTCTCAAAGGTGCTTCTGTATATACACGGGGAACTACTGATGATATTATAAAGTCTTTTGTTGATTTAGAAGATGCGCGGACGCAACTCGAAAACACGCTCATGAAGAGTGATGGAAGCATCAGCCCGTTTTTTAAGTCAATCAATGATGAGGCAGTGAAGCTCGGTGATGCTCTTCCAGGAACGACTGCCGACTTCTATAAAATGGCTTCTCAGCTCAAATCACTTGGAGTCGAAGAAAAAAGTATCGTAGAAGGTGCTCTCAAATCTGCCGCTTATCTAGGTGTCGTATTAAAGATCCCTTATGAAGAAGCAGCGACTGAAACGGCAAAGTTTAAAGAGGCTCTTGGAATTGCGGATGATGAGCTTCTACCTTTCATCGATGATATTCAGCGACTCTCTCACATGGGTGTGCAAGTCGGAGAGATGAGTTTTGCGTTTTCAAAAATCGGGGCGACTATGAAGGGGCTTGGTCTTATGGGGCTCAAAGCCGCACGAGATGTAGAGCCATTGGTAGGGATGTTGATCAAAGCAGGATTTTCAGGTGAAACAGTCGGTACCAATCTCGGAAATGTCATCAAAGATGCCGTTTCATATAAAGGCAATAAAAATCTCGATGCGATTGGAATCAAACTGAACTTCACCGATACCGGAGGGAACTTTAAAGGCACCGCAAATATGATGAGTGAGCTGGAGAAACTCAAAGCGATCAAAAGCGACTCGTCTCGTCTCGGTATCGTCGAATCGATATTCGGAAAAGGCGAAGCATCCGGAATGGTCAATGTTCTGATCAATAATGGAACAAAAGGATTAGCAGCATTCAACAAAAAACTCGCCGAGCAAGCCGATCTCAATGCACGTGTTAAAAACTCATCTCAAACGCTTGGGAATATGTGGGAAGCATTTACCGGAACTGCAAGCAATCTTATGGCACTGATCGGAGAGAGTTTAGCTCCTGAGCTCAAAGGTATGACTGAGTGGTTCAATAACGCAACTTCATCATTGGCATCATTTGCAAAAGAGTATCCGGGCGTAGCTAAATTTGTCGGAGTAGCTATCGTAGGGTTTACGGTAGTGACCGGAGTACTCGGAACACTTGGAATTGCAATCGGAGCAGTAGCCACAGCCCTCTCATTTTTAGGGATTACATCTATGGTGACGTTCGGGTGGGTAATCGGAGGGGTAGCGCTGATCGCAGGAGCTGCTTATTTGATCATATCGAACTGGACTCCAATTAAAAGTTTTTTTAGTGGAATGTGGGGTGGTATTAAGTCTCATTTCTCCATAGCATGGACAGTCATTAAAAACCTTTTTAGCTGGACACCAATCGGGATCATCATATCAAATTGGGGAGTTATTTCTCCATATTTTGACAGTATTTTTAATGGAATAAAAACAGTTGCTTCGATTGGATTTGGAATTATAAAAACGCTATTTGCTTGGACTCCGCTTGGGATTATTATCAATAATTGGGGGGCAATATCGTCTGTGTTCAGTATGATAGTAGACAATATTAAAAAACCGTTCGTCGAGTTCTTCGGATGGATCGGCGAAAAGTTCACATGGATGATGGATAAAGTAGGTTCAGTTGCCGGATTTTTTGCCAACAATGACAGCTCGATGCTTCCTAAAAAAATGGATCATTTTGCATCTACAGTGATGGGGGTTAAACCTACTCCATCACATGTACCTGTACGTGTTGCCGTGCGTAATCCACGTGTCACTGAAGCAAGAATGGTCACTGCTAAACAAACAGCTCAGAGTAATACATTTAACACAAATATATCCCTCCCAAATGCGGTTATTAGATCTGATCAAGATATTAAAAAGTTGGCAGTTGAAGTCGACAAACTTCAAAGAAAATCAGCCAATGATAAAAACGACCGGAGCTATTCATGA
- a CDS encoding tail protein X: MKHTVATTGDRLDQIIYQYYKTLDVMNEVLMSNVHLMSKPILDTGDKVYLPDIEVPEQPENGVNLW, from the coding sequence ATGAAGCACACTGTTGCGACTACCGGGGACCGTCTCGATCAGATCATTTATCAGTACTATAAAACGCTCGACGTCATGAACGAGGTGCTGATGAGCAACGTGCATTTAATGTCAAAGCCAATCTTAGATACTGGAGATAAAGTCTACCTTCCCGATATCGAGGTACCTGAACAACCGGAGAATGGAGTCAACCTATGGTAA
- a CDS encoding phage tail protein, giving the protein MKTMAMIGDFAFSISDKDFNRLSRTVSYGFADIPKAQNYEGSQSIGKDVEEINISGNLITLKSGLKPLSALEAIADKKQAVPFVMGYGDILGDFKITKISEDRSVFLDDGKSIKVDFNIDLKRVRS; this is encoded by the coding sequence ATGAAAACGATGGCGATGATTGGAGATTTTGCCTTTAGTATATCCGATAAAGATTTTAATCGATTGAGTAGAACGGTAAGCTATGGCTTTGCAGATATCCCGAAAGCTCAGAATTATGAAGGGTCTCAAAGCATCGGTAAAGATGTCGAAGAGATCAATATCAGCGGAAATTTGATCACACTTAAAAGTGGTCTCAAACCTCTCTCTGCCCTCGAAGCGATAGCTGATAAGAAGCAAGCAGTCCCATTTGTTATGGGGTATGGAGATATCCTCGGAGATTTCAAGATAACGAAGATCAGCGAAGATCGATCCGTTTTCCTAGATGATGGTAAATCGATTAAAGTGGATTTTAATATCGATCTTAAAAGGGTCAGATCATGA
- a CDS encoding phage tail assembly protein: protein MKNVRIQEKKIKLHDDKEVTMRRPKARDLITASEASNNPAKQEAVLIANLCMMTIDEVEDLDADDFMNLTKERNSFL, encoded by the coding sequence ATGAAAAATGTACGTATCCAAGAGAAAAAAATCAAACTGCATGATGACAAAGAGGTAACTATGCGTCGTCCAAAGGCAAGAGACCTAATTACTGCATCAGAAGCAAGTAATAACCCGGCTAAACAAGAGGCTGTACTCATTGCAAATCTTTGCATGATGACTATCGATGAAGTAGAAGACCTCGATGCAGATGATTTTATGAATTTAACAAAAGAGCGCAATAGTTTTTTGTAA
- a CDS encoding phage major tail tube protein, with protein sequence MGIKERQYWRDFNILVDGIGNLGVSKKLETPKIEFQTGERDGAMAQKDVIALIKALSAKITLNEYNAEAFTATSKQFGTAPTFVCKGSMTQGVSILPVLIMLKGRVEVLDTPIPDRSKEVEMTLDIAVTAYSLEINGVKKIDIDVDNMICIIDGVDLYTELRNHIQ encoded by the coding sequence ATGGGAATAAAAGAACGTCAATATTGGAGAGATTTTAATATCTTGGTAGATGGGATCGGTAACCTCGGAGTTAGCAAAAAACTGGAGACTCCTAAAATCGAGTTTCAGACTGGTGAACGCGACGGAGCTATGGCTCAGAAAGATGTAATTGCTCTGATCAAAGCTCTAAGTGCGAAGATCACTCTAAATGAGTACAACGCTGAAGCATTCACTGCTACGTCTAAACAGTTCGGCACAGCTCCGACTTTTGTCTGTAAAGGCTCAATGACACAGGGAGTCTCAATACTTCCTGTATTGATCATGCTAAAAGGTCGTGTTGAGGTATTGGACACTCCGATACCGGACCGCTCTAAAGAGGTAGAGATGACATTGGACATTGCAGTTACTGCATACTCGCTTGAGATCAATGGGGTCAAAAAGATCGACATCGATGTCGACAATATGATCTGTATCATCGACGGTGTAGATCTCTATACCGAACTTCGAAATCACATTCAATAA
- a CDS encoding contractile injection system protein, VgrG/Pvc8 family — MTESLRTSLVSIEYSDDIDDTADGFTIKFQGESFTPPSFKDILKVWIGYRDNIWYIGSFSVLKSRLEYETMEVSVTATPIDFGNDIKEKITTSYDNVTLDQILQKIAARNGLNIKNSFPKHTYSYKSQTHESDIAFMRRLAGELGATFAIKNNTILFRPKKWSDQEDELPDAVIDAKSTKGLWFETLDKTFYKSVTAMWHSTKENHNKRVTVGSGKPALHIEGVFKDESDARTKAKAKLEAANRGMARGGFDYEGVNIIAGSLLNLSNIPPGWPSKFSVQQVRHVWGESGYTVSVEFEN; from the coding sequence ATGACCGAAAGTTTGCGGACGTCTTTAGTTAGTATCGAGTACTCCGATGATATAGATGATACGGCAGACGGGTTTACAATCAAATTTCAGGGTGAATCATTTACTCCACCATCGTTCAAAGATATACTCAAAGTATGGATTGGATACCGGGATAATATTTGGTATATCGGATCGTTCAGCGTTCTAAAATCCAGATTGGAATACGAGACGATGGAGGTTAGTGTTACAGCAACACCGATCGATTTCGGAAATGATATCAAAGAGAAAATTACGACCTCTTACGACAACGTCACACTCGATCAAATTTTACAAAAGATTGCTGCACGGAACGGGTTGAACATCAAAAATAGCTTCCCAAAACATACCTATAGCTATAAGAGCCAAACTCATGAGTCTGATATTGCATTTATGCGCCGTTTAGCTGGAGAGCTGGGAGCGACATTCGCTATCAAAAATAATACGATCCTCTTTCGTCCGAAAAAATGGAGCGATCAAGAAGACGAATTACCGGATGCAGTTATCGATGCTAAATCAACAAAAGGGCTTTGGTTTGAGACGCTTGATAAAACATTCTATAAGTCAGTCACAGCTATGTGGCACAGTACCAAAGAGAACCATAACAAGCGGGTAACAGTAGGAAGCGGAAAGCCTGCTCTGCATATCGAGGGGGTGTTTAAAGATGAAAGTGATGCCCGTACAAAAGCCAAAGCCAAACTCGAAGCGGCTAATAGAGGGATGGCACGCGGAGGTTTTGACTATGAGGGAGTAAATATCATCGCTGGATCACTGCTAAACCTATCTAATATCCCTCCCGGATGGCCGTCAAAATTTAGTGTACAGCAAGTACGCCATGTATGGGGAGAGAGTGGGTACACGGTAAGCGTGGAATTTGAAAACTAA